Part of the Pseudobdellovibrionaceae bacterium genome is shown below.
CGTTTTAAAAACCCAGAGTTAATCCAGCACTAATCATGTTATTAGAAAGATCAAACTTTTTAGATAAACTTTTATACACTTTATATTCGGCAAAAATAAAAAAGCTATGCATGTTATAGTCATTTTTTAATTCTTTTTTAGAGCTACTCCAGTTCATCATATTAATGCCTAGGCCAGCAGCAATATGGCTGGCAGGGGCTAAGGCTAATTTTATTTTTGCGCCACTACTTTGTGGGCTTTCTACTATTCCAAAGGCAGTGATACCTCCCTTAATATAGGGGCTGATAACTGGGTTAGAACTGTATTGAAATCGATAAATTAAAGAAGCGTGGTTAGGAATTAAAAGAAATAGTAATTTTTCGTGCGACCTTTCTGAGCGGGTATTTTCTTTAAGGCCAGGGGCGGTGGTTGCCATAAAACCACTGCCTATGTCAAAGGACAGTAAACCAAAAGAGGAAGAAATATTTTTTTCATAACTAAGCAACAGCATAAAATGTTTAGAAGACCCGTAAACGTCAGAATAAGAAGCTTTGTCTCCTCTTAATTTTAAAGGTGTGAAGGGGCCTATTTGAAAAGAGTAAAATTCATATTTAGCAGAGGGGTACTGCGAGCTAAGTTTTAAATAATTATTTTTTTTTTCGTAAGTGGCTGTTTGTGCTTTAACTTTTTGCAAGCCTTGGGTAAAAAAACAAGTAAATAGTAATAAAGATAGTATCGAGCTTGTTTGTCGGCGTTTAAAAAAACGGGTTGCAATAATTAGTAATAAAAAAATACCAATAAAAAATAAGAAATAAGAAAGGTGTAAACTAATCCAAGCTAAAACAGCTAAAGGCGTAAGAAGTAAGCCAGTAAATATTTTTAATACAGGGTATTTTTGTAAAACTAAACTCCCTTGAGACCCCCACTTATAATATTGCTTAGTTAGCCAAATACCAGATTTAAATTTTAATAAAACAGCATTTCTAAACTCTCTAAATAGTTTAACTAACATGGCTTGGTTAGACCCATAGGTGGCGGTAGTTATAAAACAGTTTAAGTCTTTACTTAATATTCCCACCACTCCAGAAGGTTTAGTGCAGTAGGGGCAAGAATCACACTGGCTAGCAGTTAATTGACCAGTTCCTCCACAGGCCTTTTGAATTTGTTCATCAGAGGTAATAAATGCAATATTTTTTGCCTCGTCCATTACGGCTACTCTAAAATAGTATTGAATATTATTTTTAAGTGGGCCGATAATAGACTCTTCTTCTACCGTAGTGCTAATAGAAACCTCTACATTATTAGATAAGGGGGTAACTTTTTGAAAGCCTTCAGAAGAGTAAAACACTTTTAATGTATTAAAAACACTGCCTTTCCAATTAGGAAATTGGCTACTCGATTTAATGTGACCGATAAAGACTTTTTCATTTCCTGAAAATACTTTAAAATCACAAACTCCCGCCTTAGAACAATCTATGCTGCTAAGGTTGGCCTCTTGATCTTTGTTGGGGTTTTGAATTTTAATAGTAACAAAACCACCTTCTTGATTATTTATTTTTCCATCTTCATTAGAATCAATTCCTACTTTTATTAAAATAATTCCTGGCGATTCGTTACAAAACCCAGTTCCGCTAATAGCACATAGTTCGGTCCAATCTATGTAAACCTTTGTCAGTTGATTGGGTTCTACAAAGGCATTTGTATTTTCACGAAAAGCGCTTTGTTCAATTTCGACTCCATGTTCTGTAGTTACCAGTATAGGCCCTGGTGCGGGAGCGCTATTGACATAAAAAGCAATACCCAATAGTAAATTGTCAGAAATACGATTAGCATTGCAAGACTGCAAGGATGCTGTGCAACTGTTACAGGTGTTTAGTAATTCTCCAAAGCTATTGCCACCGTCGCTGTCGTCGTCATTTTGAGTAACACACTCCGACCCGCTATCGCTATGATTAAAGGCGGTGCCACCAAAAATAGTAACATTTTTATTTTTATCAATCAGAAGGCTAGAGGCTCCGGTAGTATTTTTCGTTACAAATAATTGTGCCTGAGCTATTTGCGGAAATAACAAACAAAAAAACCATAAGAGTTTCATAGTTTATTATGTGCATAGAGGGGTAATTTTGTCAAAAAAAGTCAGCGAAGTTAGAAGGGAAAAGTAGCCCTATTGCTCAGGCATCCCTTTCTGGGGGGTGAGGGGTTTTTTTGGTAGGGTGAGGGCTGAGTCGCAATAGGGCTACTTTGCCCTTCTAACTTCACTGATTTTTTTTGCTATTTGTACTGCATTTAAAGCAGCGCCTTTAAGGGTGTTGTCGCTGGTGATCCAAAGTAGCCACGAGTGGGGGTTGTTGGGGTTTCTTCTAATGCGGCTAATAAAAATGTTTGGTTTTTGATGGGCAAGATGGGTTAGAGGAATGTTTTTTTTCACTATGCTTATGTTTTTGTCTTTGCTGAGCATTTTTAACAGCTGTGCTTTGGTTATTTTTTTATTTAGTTCTATCCACACAGCTTCGCCGTGAGTATTTAGCGTGGGTACTCGAATGGCAAAGGCGCTAATGTTTAAGCGGGGGCTTTGTAGTATTCTTCGACTTTCGTTAATGATTTTTTCCTCTTCCTCAGAAAAGTTTTGTGCGTTTACTTTTCCGATACTGGGTAACAGGTTAAATGCTAAAGCGGTTTTTTTTGGAAAGCAAATATCACTTAATTTTAAATGGGCTTTGTGTTGCAAAAGGTTTTTTGTAATGGCGTAGGATTCAGTAATTAATTGCAACAAATATTTTTTTCCAGCACCACTAATGGATTGGTAGGTGGCCACTTGTAAAGATTTTATTCCCACTTGTTTTTTTAAGTGATGAATGGCGGCAACTAATTGTATTGTAGAGCAGTTAGGGTTAGCAATAATGTTTTTTTTATTAAGGTTTAGTTGATGAAAATTTACCTCGGGAACAATTAAGGGAACACTGTTTTTTTTGCGAAATGCCGAAGAATTATCAATAACCCATGCACCATTTTTTTTAGCAACAGGAGCCCATGCCTTACTTATTTTAGATCCTGCAGAAAAAAATACAAAATCTAAGTTTTCTAAATTTTTTTTTGATAATTGGTAAATAGGGTAGTATTTTTTATTCCAAAGTATTTTCTTTCCTGCATTTTTTTTTGATGCAAATAATTTTAGTTCTGATATGGAAAATTTTTCATCTTTCAATACATTTAAAAAACTATTTCCCACTAAACCAGTGGCTCCAACTAAGCCTACACGATACAAAGGTTGTGATTTTTTTAATGACATTCGGTTGTGGTTGGCTTTGTTTTATTTTGTAATATTTTTTTCCCCGTGTGCAGGGCCCCAAAAACAATTCCTAAAATGGTGTACAGTAAAAAAAAGCAAAAAAGCATAATTTCCGGAGAATAACTAATAGCAATAATTAAAAGAATAAAAAAGGCTAAATAGCGTGCAGGCCATTTTTTTTTAAAATCTACATCTTTAAAATTGCGATACTTGATATTGCTAATCATTACCACTCCCAACAGAAAACATAATATTAAACTAGGAATAGCAGTATTTAACTGTAGAGCAAAGTCCATAGTGAGTTTGTGGTAGGCTAGCACTGCACTGGCCACAATTCCTGCAGCAAGAGGAATGGGCAATCCTCGAAAGTGTTTAGAGCCTTCGGGCTCTTCTTTTACATTAAAACGAGCTAGGCGAATAGCTCCACAAGCCACTAAAAAAAAACAGCTTAACCAGCCAAATCTTCCTATTTGATGTAAGGAAAGTTGATACAAAAGTAAACTAGGGGCAATGCCAAAGCTAACTAAGTCGCATAAAGAGTCGTACTCTGCTCCAAAGGCCGATGTGGACTTGGTAAGCCGTGCTATTCGACCATCCAATAAGTCAAAAAAAGCGGCTACAATAATAGCATAAGCAGCAACAACAAAATGATTTTGTATAGAATAAATTACCGATAAAAAACCGGCAAATAAATTTAAAGTGGTTAAGGCGTTTGGAAGTATATATAAAGTTTTAGAATTCATTTTTATTTTTACCCATTAAATATTAAACAAGGAAAATATTCCCCATAAACCTACAGAGCTTAACACAGGAATTACAAAATTATCATCTATTTTAAAGTTTAAGCTTTCAGAAAGAGTAGCTACTAAAGCCGAAAGAATACTAACTATTAATAAGCGATCTAGCATTAAAGCATTTACGGAAAAATAAAGAAGCGATAAAAAAAAAGCAGATAAAAAACTGGCAATGCACCCGTGCAGGCTAGCGTTGGCAGATATTTTATGGTTTTTTCCATATAAAATACCAAAAAAACTAGCGATGGGGTCTACAAAAGCTAAAAATAATATGGCCAGTGTGTTTATTTGGTGGTTGAACAAGCTAGTAGAGATAAGTATTCCAAAGAGAGTGTAGCTAATACCCGAAAGTTGTGTTTGTTCATAATCTCTAATAACAGGTTTAAAAAAAACGATGCCAATTTTTTGTAATTTTTTAGAGTAACGCTTACAAAAGTCTACACTGATAAAAAGAATGGTAGCGGTAAATAAATACTGCGCAAATACAGGGTAGCGAAGGTACTCATACCCTGCTAAAATTACTAATGTTCCAAAAAGATGGAAAAATTTTCTTTGTATTCCGAGTTCTGTTCTATTCATACATACACACTAAATTAAAAGTTCTTTTTTAACTTTATATAGGCAAAAGAGTTCTTAAGCCACAGTAAATATTGCAACGCATTAATTGCTGTGAATTTTGAAAAGCATTGAATAAATTGAGTAAGTAGAAAACTTTTGACTCTTTTTTTAA
Proteins encoded:
- a CDS encoding aspartate-semialdehyde dehydrogenase, with the protein product MSLKKSQPLYRVGLVGATGLVGNSFLNVLKDEKFSISELKLFASKKNAGKKILWNKKYYPIYQLSKKNLENLDFVFFSAGSKISKAWAPVAKKNGAWVIDNSSAFRKKNSVPLIVPEVNFHQLNLNKKNIIANPNCSTIQLVAAIHHLKKQVGIKSLQVATYQSISGAGKKYLLQLITESYAITKNLLQHKAHLKLSDICFPKKTALAFNLLPSIGKVNAQNFSEEEEKIINESRRILQSPRLNISAFAIRVPTLNTHGEAVWIELNKKITKAQLLKMLSKDKNISIVKKNIPLTHLAHQKPNIFISRIRRNPNNPHSWLLWITSDNTLKGAALNAVQIAKKISEVRRAK
- the pssA gene encoding CDP-diacylglycerol--serine O-phosphatidyltransferase, coding for MNSKTLYILPNALTTLNLFAGFLSVIYSIQNHFVVAAYAIIVAAFFDLLDGRIARLTKSTSAFGAEYDSLCDLVSFGIAPSLLLYQLSLHQIGRFGWLSCFFLVACGAIRLARFNVKEEPEGSKHFRGLPIPLAAGIVASAVLAYHKLTMDFALQLNTAIPSLILCFLLGVVMISNIKYRNFKDVDFKKKWPARYLAFFILLIIAISYSPEIMLFCFFLLYTILGIVFGALHTGKKILQNKTKPTTTECH